In Sporomusaceae bacterium FL31, the following are encoded in one genomic region:
- a CDS encoding DNA-directed DNA polymerase translates to MNSANDDKNFVHLHVHTEYSLLDGASRIERLVIRAKELGMPAIAITDHGSMYGVIDFYKHAKKQGINPVIGCEVYVAPRSRFEKSAVEGESYYHLVLLAKNNVGYKNLVKIVSCGYTEGFYYKPRVDKELLRTHNEGLICLSACIAGEIPALLLKGDIVGAENLAQEYKEIFGAENFFIELQDHGIPEQKRVNKLLIELARKYDIGLVATNDLHYIDKADGECHDVLLCIQMGKTVDDESRLKFPSNEFYLKSTQEMDSLFGAYPEALTNTVKIAERCHVEFDFGQLHLPEFPMPEGLSADAYLQQLCEERLLKRFSEMNAEIQERLEFELSVIRKMGYSSYFLIVWDFINYARQNEIPVGPGRGSAAGSIVAYLLGITNIDPLKYGLLFERFLNPERVTMPDIDIDFCYVKRSKVIEYVSERYGADHVAQIITFGTMAAKAAIRDVGRALNMSYGEVDRVAKMIPNELGITLDKALKNNTELNNAYQSEPAVHKLVDLARAVEGLPRHASTHAAGLVIAKEPLTSYVPLQNSSEGFITTQYDKDRVEEIGLLKMDLLGLRTLTVIGDALELIRSNREITLDIETIPLDDRKAADMLSNGETAGVFQMESSGMTNLVKELKPEGFADIIPLVALYRPGPLGSGMVADFINGRHGRKDVTYLHPVLEPILKETFGVILYQEQVMQIASTLGGFTLGQADLLRRAMGKKKHSVLAAQRDSFLRGASERGIEAKLAIEIFDLMAHFADYGFNKSHSAAYALVAYQTAYLKAHYPQEFMAALLSSVMGTNEKIGFYIEECRRMGIAVLPPDINASKAAFSVDGDSIRFGLAAVKNVGENAIHNLIAARHEDDKFKSLVDFCTRVDMRVVNKRVIESLIKCGAFDSLGARRSQLIAILDRAVETAASRQRDLASGQIGLFCEETINDADEIILPDIPEMPQDQILALEKEITGFYITGHPLDKYRDKISNYTQIDQLTTGDIPDGKILRVAGLINSAKRIVTKKGATMCFLDLEDFTNRVEIVVFPKIFDKTNHLLMPDMPVVVSGRLNAGDESVKIIAEDITTIEDCRSEVRLRIYKEQENNETFEALKTIFARNPGDSIVYLHLVNSRRVIKTEEKFWIQPHAEAITQLENILGKGAIQVI, encoded by the coding sequence ATGAATTCTGCCAATGATGATAAAAATTTTGTTCATCTTCACGTACATACAGAATATAGTCTACTGGATGGTGCCAGTAGGATTGAGCGATTGGTCATACGGGCGAAAGAGTTGGGAATGCCGGCTATTGCAATAACGGATCACGGATCGATGTATGGGGTCATTGATTTCTATAAGCATGCTAAAAAACAGGGAATCAACCCTGTCATTGGCTGTGAAGTCTATGTTGCCCCACGATCACGGTTTGAAAAAAGTGCCGTTGAGGGTGAGTCTTACTATCATTTAGTGCTATTAGCAAAAAACAATGTAGGTTATAAAAATCTGGTAAAAATTGTCTCATGTGGCTATACCGAGGGATTTTATTACAAGCCGCGTGTTGATAAAGAATTATTGCGTACACATAACGAGGGCTTGATCTGTTTAAGCGCTTGTATTGCTGGAGAAATTCCGGCTTTGTTATTAAAGGGCGACATTGTCGGCGCAGAAAACTTGGCGCAGGAATATAAAGAGATTTTTGGTGCTGAGAATTTTTTTATTGAACTGCAAGATCATGGGATACCTGAGCAGAAACGGGTCAATAAGCTATTGATAGAGTTAGCCCGTAAATATGATATTGGGCTGGTAGCGACAAACGATTTGCACTACATTGATAAAGCAGATGGTGAATGTCACGATGTTCTGTTGTGCATTCAGATGGGAAAAACTGTTGATGATGAGTCACGCTTGAAATTTCCCAGCAATGAGTTTTATTTAAAAAGCACCCAAGAGATGGACAGCTTGTTTGGTGCTTACCCAGAAGCCTTGACGAATACCGTGAAAATAGCCGAACGTTGTCATGTTGAGTTTGATTTTGGTCAGCTTCATTTGCCGGAGTTTCCTATGCCTGAGGGGTTATCGGCAGATGCCTATTTGCAGCAGCTATGCGAAGAGCGCCTGTTAAAACGATTTTCTGAGATGAATGCTGAGATTCAGGAAAGATTGGAATTTGAATTGTCAGTAATCCGTAAAATGGGTTATTCTAGCTATTTCTTAATTGTTTGGGATTTTATCAACTATGCCAGGCAGAATGAAATTCCAGTAGGACCTGGGCGTGGCTCTGCGGCTGGCAGTATTGTTGCCTATTTATTAGGAATTACCAACATTGATCCTTTAAAATATGGTTTGCTGTTTGAGCGATTTTTGAATCCTGAGCGGGTTACCATGCCGGATATTGATATTGATTTTTGCTATGTAAAGCGTTCTAAAGTTATTGAGTATGTATCAGAACGGTATGGAGCCGATCATGTAGCTCAGATTATTACGTTTGGTACAATGGCGGCAAAAGCAGCAATTCGAGATGTTGGCCGGGCGCTTAATATGTCTTATGGTGAAGTTGACCGGGTAGCAAAAATGATACCAAATGAACTAGGCATTACCTTGGATAAAGCATTAAAAAATAATACGGAATTAAATAATGCTTATCAGAGTGAACCAGCAGTACACAAACTAGTTGATTTGGCAAGAGCGGTAGAAGGCTTGCCACGACATGCATCGACTCATGCTGCCGGGCTGGTTATTGCGAAAGAGCCGCTGACTTCTTACGTACCATTACAAAACTCTTCTGAAGGATTTATTACCACGCAATATGATAAAGACCGGGTTGAGGAGATTGGGCTGTTAAAGATGGACTTATTAGGTCTGAGAACTTTGACCGTTATTGGTGATGCTCTTGAACTCATCCGCAGCAATCGCGAAATAACGCTGGATATCGAAACCATCCCGCTCGATGACCGTAAAGCTGCTGATATGCTTTCCAATGGGGAGACTGCCGGTGTATTTCAAATGGAATCAAGTGGTATGACTAACCTGGTAAAAGAGTTAAAACCAGAGGGCTTTGCTGACATCATTCCACTAGTAGCTCTTTACAGACCCGGCCCTCTTGGCAGTGGTATGGTGGCTGACTTTATTAATGGGCGGCATGGACGAAAAGATGTAACCTACTTGCATCCCGTGCTTGAGCCTATTTTAAAGGAAACCTTTGGCGTTATTTTATACCAGGAGCAGGTTATGCAAATAGCATCTACATTGGGCGGTTTTACACTTGGACAAGCTGATTTGCTACGGCGTGCCATGGGTAAAAAGAAGCATTCAGTTCTGGCTGCCCAGCGGGATAGCTTCTTGCGTGGCGCTAGCGAGCGAGGTATTGAGGCAAAACTGGCGATAGAAATCTTTGACCTGATGGCGCATTTTGCGGATTATGGCTTTAATAAATCCCATAGTGCTGCCTATGCGTTAGTCGCTTATCAAACTGCCTATTTGAAAGCTCATTATCCGCAAGAGTTCATGGCGGCATTACTTTCCAGTGTTATGGGAACCAACGAAAAAATTGGCTTTTATATTGAGGAATGCCGGCGTATGGGAATTGCGGTACTGCCGCCTGATATTAATGCCAGCAAGGCTGCTTTTAGCGTAGATGGTGATTCAATCCGCTTCGGGCTGGCAGCCGTAAAAAATGTAGGGGAAAACGCTATTCATAACTTGATTGCTGCACGCCATGAAGATGATAAATTCAAATCGCTAGTTGATTTTTGTACGCGGGTTGATATGCGGGTTGTCAATAAACGGGTGATTGAAAGCTTAATTAAATGTGGTGCCTTTGATTCACTTGGTGCTCGGCGTTCACAGCTCATTGCAATATTGGATCGAGCTGTAGAAACGGCTGCCAGTCGGCAACGCGATTTAGCCAGCGGGCAAATTGGGTTGTTTTGTGAGGAAACAATTAATGATGCCGATGAAATTATTTTGCCTGATATTCCCGAAATGCCCCAAGATCAAATTTTGGCACTTGAAAAAGAAATAACCGGTTTTTATATAACCGGTCATCCCTTGGATAAGTATCGTGATAAGATAAGTAACTATACGCAAATTGATCAACTAACCACTGGTGATATTCCTGACGGTAAGATCTTAAGGGTAGCAGGCTTGATTAATAGTGCCAAGCGAATTGTGACTAAAAAAGGGGCTACCATGTGCTTTTTGGATCTTGAAGATTTTACTAATCGGGTAGAAATTGTTGTGTTCCCTAAAATTTTTGATAAAACCAATCATCTGTTGATGCCTGATATGCCTGTAGTGGTTTCCGGGAGACTGAATGCGGGTGATGAGAGTGTTAAAATTATTGCCGAGGATATTACCACAATTGAAGATTGCCGCTCTGAAGTGCGGCTGAGAATCTATAAAGAACAAGAAAATAATGAGACATTTGAGGCTTTAAAAACTATATTTGCGCGTAATCCAGGGGATTCTATCGTCTACTTGCATCTGGTTAACAGCAGACGTGTCATTAAAACCGAAGAAAAGTTCTGGATTCAGCCTCATGCAGAAGCGATCACTCAGTTAGAAAATATTCTTGGCAAAGGAGCAATTCAAGTAATTTAA